Proteins from a genomic interval of Zingiber officinale cultivar Zhangliang chromosome 2A, Zo_v1.1, whole genome shotgun sequence:
- the LOC122042386 gene encoding ylmG homolog protein 2, chloroplastic-like — protein sequence MELKPTHLHLSTEATAGAKRKRERMATLPLPSAADAPQATAVTSSGPLCSSFPLLTFYFPPRLPVLDLAAPTHSLSLLPHSPLFSNVGSCFKVLATALSENPFLRNLLSLPSQLQSFYQMRCRSLRVVSLPSSYSFAAILPGDSIAGLVVANGISNFLNIYNTLLVVRLVLTWFPNSPPAIVSPLSILCDPYLNIFRGIIPPLGGTLDLSPILAFLVLNAFTSTAAALPAELPGSQQSLLPGRLPSTLTGTQEKWMKRVNSKKTKNIGNAR from the exons ATGGAGCTAAAGCCCACTCATCTTCACCTTTCAACGGAGGCAACAGCCGGAGCGAAGCGAAAGCGAGAAAGGATGGCTACTTTGCCGCTCCCTTCCGCCGCTGATGCTCCGCAGGCCACCGCCGTAACTTCTTCCGGACCCCTCTGCTCCTCCTTTCCTCTCCTTACCTTCTACTTCCCTCCGAGGCTCCCCGTTCTCGACCTCGCGGCGCCGACCCACTCCCTTTCCCTGCTTCCACATTCCCCCCTTTTCTCTAACGTTGGTAGTTGCTTCAAGGTGCTGGCTACCGCCCTCTCTGAGAATCCTTTTCTCAGGAATTTACTATCCTTACCTTCCCAACTCCAGAGCTTCTATCAG ATGCGTTGCAGAAGCCTTAGGGTTGTGAGTTTGCCTTCTAGTTATAGCTTTGCTGCAATACTGCCAGGGGACTCCATAGCTGGACTGGTCGTGGCCAATGGGATCTCCAACTTCTTGAACATATACAACACTCTACTGGTAGTTAGGCTGGTGCTAACCTGGTTTCCCAACTCTCCTCCAGCAATCGTCAGCCCTCTCAG CATTTTATGTGATCCATATCTCAACATATTCCGTGGGATTATTCCTCCACTAGGTGGAACACTTGATCTTTCGCCTATTTTGGCTTTCCTTGTTCTCAATGCTTTCACTAGCACAGCTGCTGCTCTTCCAGCAGAACTTCCTGGATCTCAGCAAAGCTTATTGCCCGGACGTCTGCCGTCTACTCTTACCGGAACACAAGAGAAGTGGATGAAAAGGGTAAACAGCAAAAAGACCAAGAACATAGGTAATGCTAGGTAG